The Pseudomonadota bacterium genome includes a region encoding these proteins:
- a CDS encoding polysaccharide biosynthesis tyrosine autokinase gives MSDNRNNEPGTHLQPVNGKSQQMAVYDPTVHGQFEDDDTIDLREYWRILVKRKWTVAGVVAIVVTAALLSSLLMVPEYRSTATLELNAQSARILSYQDFTPDQRGWNAEQMFLNSQYEILRSRALAEEVVREEGLADHPELSGEIRQRSLLGEARSLVRTVLGAVIPDRESSSATESSETGQRDPVRAAANALRSRIEIQPVRDSRLANVSITAFDPAVAERLTNALVDHYIRMSMERRYEAGSEARQFLEGQLEDMRIALERSDQALMDFARENNVADLDQRLEMARAAISRFSDRRNEIDSELVELTSWREMIEAGQVDHIDPVVNSDAIADLNQRLVDARSEYAGLSERFQESYPAVQEVQNRIDRLQSEIEAEKQRIADNVIGRFENLTAQSKALEEAMRQREASMMTLNEQAVQYNILRREFQTNRELYDGLLQRMKEIGVAAGVQESSISVIEPAVAAVAPFKPNIPRNLALALVLGVFGGVGLALLLEFLDSSIRRVEDIERLVDRPVLGMVPLVKIRIKESDSAQKARDRERAVSHYSAVHPNSQVSEAFRSLRTSLMFSTPEGLPQTIMVTSSGMGEGKTTAAINLATVLAQNGSRVLLIDADLRKPRVHRDFNCFRSPGLTNRIALSQNSGADNSAIHGTHVKGLFIMPSGNSTPSPAELLSSERLTKVIDSCRRAFDYVVMDAPPTLGLADSMILARQVDGVVVVVRAGQTGKENFRVAMKRLAQVQAPVLGVVLNGVDLDSPEYAYYSSYYYNYEAEDETPEDADEDDTRKLGGSVS, from the coding sequence CTCGCTGCTCATGGTGCCGGAGTATCGCTCAACTGCGACGCTGGAGCTCAATGCGCAAAGCGCACGGATTCTCTCCTACCAGGATTTCACCCCCGATCAGCGCGGCTGGAACGCTGAGCAGATGTTCCTCAACTCGCAGTATGAGATTCTGCGCAGCCGCGCGCTGGCCGAGGAGGTCGTGCGCGAGGAGGGGCTGGCCGATCACCCCGAACTGAGCGGCGAGATCCGCCAGCGCAGCCTGCTCGGCGAAGCCAGATCGCTGGTGCGTACCGTGCTCGGCGCCGTGATTCCGGACCGCGAGTCATCATCGGCTACCGAATCGTCCGAAACCGGCCAGCGAGATCCCGTGAGAGCGGCAGCCAACGCACTGAGATCACGCATCGAAATTCAGCCAGTCCGTGATTCCCGTCTGGCCAACGTCAGCATTACCGCCTTCGATCCGGCAGTCGCCGAACGCCTGACCAACGCACTGGTCGATCACTACATCCGGATGAGCATGGAGCGTCGTTACGAGGCCGGCAGCGAGGCGCGACAGTTTCTCGAAGGCCAGCTCGAAGACATGCGCATCGCGCTCGAGCGCTCCGACCAGGCGCTGATGGACTTTGCGCGCGAAAACAACGTGGCGGATCTGGACCAGCGCCTCGAGATGGCGCGGGCAGCCATCAGCCGGTTCAGCGATCGCCGAAACGAAATCGATTCCGAGCTGGTGGAACTGACCAGCTGGCGCGAGATGATCGAGGCCGGCCAGGTCGATCACATCGACCCGGTGGTCAACAGTGACGCCATTGCCGATCTCAACCAGCGACTGGTCGATGCCCGCAGTGAATATGCCGGTTTGAGCGAACGATTCCAGGAATCCTATCCGGCCGTCCAGGAAGTCCAAAACCGCATCGACCGCCTGCAGTCCGAGATTGAAGCCGAAAAGCAGCGCATTGCCGACAATGTCATCGGGCGGTTTGAAAACCTGACGGCCCAGTCCAAGGCGCTCGAGGAGGCCATGCGGCAGCGCGAAGCCTCCATGATGACGCTCAATGAGCAGGCGGTGCAGTACAACATTCTGCGGCGCGAGTTCCAGACCAACCGCGAGCTCTACGACGGTCTGCTGCAGCGCATGAAGGAAATCGGCGTTGCCGCCGGGGTGCAGGAAAGCAGCATTTCAGTCATCGAGCCTGCCGTGGCCGCGGTGGCGCCGTTCAAGCCGAACATTCCGCGCAACCTCGCGCTGGCGCTGGTGCTCGGCGTGTTTGGCGGGGTTGGCCTGGCGCTGCTGCTCGAGTTTCTCGACAGCTCGATTCGGCGCGTCGAGGACATCGAACGACTGGTCGACCGGCCGGTACTGGGGATGGTGCCGCTGGTCAAGATCAGGATCAAGGAATCCGACAGCGCCCAGAAGGCGCGCGACCGCGAGCGGGCGGTCAGTCACTACAGCGCGGTCCATCCGAACTCGCAGGTCTCCGAGGCGTTCCGCTCGCTGCGCACCAGCCTGATGTTCTCGACGCCCGAAGGACTGCCGCAGACCATCATGGTGACCAGCTCCGGCATGGGCGAGGGCAAGACCACGGCCGCGATCAACCTGGCCACCGTGCTGGCGCAGAACGGCTCACGCGTGCTGTTGATCGACGCTGATCTGCGCAAGCCGCGCGTGCACCGGGACTTCAACTGCTTCCGCTCGCCCGGGCTAACCAACCGGATTGCCCTGTCGCAGAACAGCGGCGCCGACAACTCGGCCATCCACGGCACCCACGTCAAGGGGCTGTTCATCATGCCGTCGGGCAACTCCACGCCGAGCCCGGCCGAGCTGCTCAGCTCCGAGCGCCTGACCAAGGTCATCGACAGCTGCCGCCGCGCCTTCGACTACGTCGTGATGGATGCCCCGCCGACACTCGGCCTGGCCGACTCGATGATCCTGGCCCGCCAGGTCGATGGTGTGGTCGTGGTTGTCCGCGCCGGCCAGACCGGCAAGGAAAACTTCCGCGTGGCCATGAAGCGCCTGGCCCAGGTGCAGGCGCCGGTGCTCGGTGTCGTGCTCAACGGCGTCGATCTGGACAGTCCGGAATACGCCTACTACTCGTCGTATTACTACAACTACGAGGCCGAAGACGAGACGCCCGAGGATGCGGATGAAGACGACACCCGAAAGTTGGGGGGGTCGGTTTCTTGA